A DNA window from Vibrio cidicii contains the following coding sequences:
- a CDS encoding regulatory protein ToxS, which translates to MRTRMKIKIASLLLVASSLFSAWLYWGSDLKVEQILAANEWQSNMVTVINDELNPDGSVGPLRKVTVTSNVKYLPNGNYIRVAMLKLFSHESSQEVTISISESGQWDVSDNYLLVTPKEFKDISSSKSQDFSEAQLKVITKVFKMDAQQSRRIDIVNEKTLLLTSLNHGSTVLFSN; encoded by the coding sequence ATGAGGACACGCATGAAAATAAAAATCGCCTCTTTACTTTTGGTGGCATCCTCTCTCTTTAGTGCTTGGCTTTACTGGGGAAGCGATCTGAAGGTTGAGCAAATTCTCGCCGCCAATGAGTGGCAGTCAAATATGGTCACGGTGATCAATGATGAACTCAACCCTGATGGTAGCGTGGGCCCTTTGCGCAAAGTGACCGTGACGTCGAATGTCAAGTATTTACCAAATGGCAATTACATCCGTGTTGCAATGCTCAAGCTGTTTTCACATGAATCTTCCCAAGAAGTCACGATTAGTATTTCCGAATCGGGCCAATGGGATGTCAGTGATAACTATCTCTTGGTTACACCAAAAGAGTTTAAAGATATTTCCTCATCGAAAAGCCAAGATTTCTCTGAAGCACAGCTGAAAGTGATCACCAAAGTGTTCAAAATGGATGCACAGCAAAGCCGTCGTATTGACATCGTCAACGAAAAAACGCTGCTATTAACGAGCCTAAATCACGGCTCAACCGTGCTGTTCTCGAACTAA